AACGGCACTTCCTTCAGCCGCAGAGGCGGCGCGCTGTAGAAGACGACGAAGAACAGACTGAGAGCGAGCACGAGCCAGGACAACGGCGAACCGACGACGGCGAGATACACGACGAACGGAAGGCAGGACAGACCTGCAGCCCACAGGATCGGTCGGTGCAGTCGCGGGTCCAGCACCGCGCCGTGAGCGCCGCCCTTCCGGGGGTTGCGGAGGTCGGATTCGTAGTCGAAGACGTCGTTGATCCCGTACATGGCGAGGTTGTACGGAATGAGGAAGAACAGTGTGCCGACGACGACGGTGATATCGATCTGCCGCGTCGTGAGCAGGTAAGCCGCAGCGAACGGGTACGCGGTGTTGATCCAGCTCACCGGGCGCGAGGACAGGAAGAGCTGGGACGCCACGGTCCCGGCTCCGAGCGGTGTCGTCACGGTGAGGTCTCCTTCGCGCGGTGTCGACGCTCGAGAAGCGTAACGACCGCGGGCACGAGGAAGGCGGCGCACACGGCGTAGGAGAAGTCTTCGATGGGCGCCAGGCCGATTCGGATGCCGCTGATGTGCTCCTCAGGGTACGTGAAGAGTCCCGCCGCGATCATGATGTTGTCGAACACCGCCGTGAGGATCACGAGCACCCCGGCCGTTGCGGCGGAGAGGGCCATCCGTTGGCCGAAGCGGGGTCGCCGTGCCGTCGCGAGGACGACGATCGCCGTCAGCACGGCGAAGGGCAGCACGATGAGCGGGTACGTCACTGCGCCTCCTCGCTGCGCCGCCGCACCCTGTCGAAGCCGCCGTACACGACGAGCGCCAGATAGCACAGGAAAGCGAGGAAGAACGGCTCCTCGAGCGGGAGGTGGGGAGCCAGGTCGAGCCCGAGGAGTGCGGGACTGTCCCCCTTCACGAACACGCCGGCGGCGATGCCTGCGGCGTCCCACGCGAGAAAGAACAGCGTTCCGATCGCGACCGCGATCAGAGTCGGGACGGGGCGCCGCCACGCGGCGAGGCGGAATCGGGCGTCGAGCAGCGCGACGCCGGCGGCACTGAGGAGGATCGCTGCGAGGTACAGTCCCGGCATCACACGCCCGCCCGTTGGGGAACGGGCAGAGGTCCGGGTGTCGTGTCGCCGCGCAGACGCTTGACGACGAGTTCGGCTGAGATGAGGCACATCGGCAGTCCGATCCCGGGCAGCGCGGATCCGCCGGCGTACATGAGTCCCGACACCTTCTTGGAGACGTTGCGCGGGCGGAAGACGGCGCTCTGGCCGAGCGTGTGGGCGAGGCCGAGGGAGTTTCCGCGCCACGAGTGCAGGTCGCTCTCGAAGTCGGCGGGCGCGATGGTGCGGCGGACGACGATCCTGTCCGCCAGGTCCGGGATGTCGCACCACTCTGCGATCTGGGCGATCACCCTGTCTGCGGCCTGTTCGATCCTCGGATCTCCTCCGCGGTCGGCGCCACCGTGGCCGAGAGACGGATCGGCCGGCATCGGCACGAGGACGAAGAGGTTCTGGTGGCCCTCGGGGGCCACGGTGGCATCGGTCGCGCTCGGGCGGCAGACGTACAGCGACGCGGGATCGGGGATGCGGGTCTCACGTCCGAAGATGTCCTCGAAGTTGGTCTTCCAGTCCGCCGTGAAGAGCAACGTGTGGTGGGAGAGCTCGGGGAGCTCGCCTCGGACGCCGAGCAGGATGAGCAATGCCCCGGGACTCGGGGTCTTCTTGTCCCACCAGCGCTCGGGATACGTCTGCTGCTGCGGAGGCAGCAGCGCAGTCTCGGTGTGGTGCAGGTCGGCCGTCGACACCACCAGTTCGGCAGACAGCGTCCGGCCGTTCGCGAGTCGGACGCCCGACACGGCGCCTCCGGTCGTCACGATCTGCTCGACGGGTGTTCCCGTCAGGATCTCGACGCCCTGCGCACGCGCGACGCGCTCGACGGCCGCGATGACCTCGGTGAAACCCCCGCGCGGATAGAGGACGCCGTCAGCGAGGTCGAGGTGGCTCATGAGGTGGTAGAGGCTCGGCACGCCGTAGGGAGAGCCACCGAGGAAGACCGCGGGGTATCCCAGGATGCGCTGCAGTCGCGGGTCGCTGAAGCGACGATCGATGTGCGATGCGAGGGGACGGGTGAGGAGGGGAGCAAGCGTGGGAAGGCGCTTGATGATCTCCGGGTCGCGGAGCCCGGCGGTCGTCTCATAGGTGTCGTAGAGAAAGCGGTTCACCGCGAGCTCGTACGCATCGCGGGCGGAGTCCAAGTACGACTCCAGCTGCGCACCGGCTCCCGGCTCTATCGATTCGAACAGTGCTGTGGCTTCTTCGCGGCCCGACCGCACGTCGACGGGAACCGGGTATCCCTCCGTGAAGACGCGATATGCGGGATCGAGAGGAGCGAGGTCCAGCTCGGCTGCAGACGACGTGCCGAGGAGTTCGAAGAAGTGGTCGAAGACTTCCGGCATCAAGTACCAGCTGGGACCTGTGTCGAAGCGGAATCCGTCCCGCTCCCACGAGCCGGCCCGTCCGCCGAGGTCATCCCGCCCCTCCACGATGGTGACAGCGCGTCCCTCTGCCGCGAGGAGCGCTGCAGTGGCGAGGCCGGCGATGCCGCCTCCGATGATGATCGTTCGCCCGGTCAACCGCGGCCTCCTCTGGGTGTGCCGCCGACGACGGCGCGTGCGGCGATGGCGAGCTTCACAGGATCGGGAACGCGGATGCGCCCTGTTTCGCTCGTCGAGCGCCGAAGGCGCGCGGCGAGTTCTGCGAAGAGATCATGGGCGACGGTGACAGCCCGTCGGCAATCCGTGGGAAGGAGCGGGATGACGGCGGCCGCCGCCGCGAGGTCGCCGTCGATGCGGTCGAGTACTTCGCCACGGCTCGACGTCGCCGCCAGGTAGTCGCGGCCCAAGGCCGCCTCGTCGTGCGAGCGGTCGCGCAGGAAATTGACGTCCTGGAACGCCGCCCCGAGGCGGCGGGCGCCGTCGACGAGGTCCGCTGCGGGAGTGACGGGTTTTCCCATCCCCGCGTTCACGAAGACCTGGAGGCACATGAGGCCGACCACCTCGGCGGAGCCGTACACGTAGGCGTCGTGAGAAGCGGCGTCATGCTGCGTTGTCGAGAGGTCTTCTCGCATCGAGACGAAGAAGGGCGCGATGAGCTCGGAGCCGATCCCGCACTCGCGTGCCGTGGCGGCGAAGGCGTGCACGATGAGATTGGTGCTGAATCCGCGCTCGATGGCGTCGTAGGTCTCCTGCTCGAGGTCGTCGAGGATCGCACGGGCTTCGTCGGGGGAGAGTCCCGCTGCTGCGGCGGGGCCGTCGACGACTTCGTCGGCGACGCGGACGAGCGCGTAGATGTTCCGCACGTGCGGACGCGGCCGTGGGCCGAGGAGTCTGGACGCCATACCGAACGACGTCGAGTAGGCGGCGATGACAGCGGCCGCGGCATCCTGAGCCGTCTGGTCGTAGAGGCGCAGACTCGTCGGATCGCCCTGTTTGACGCCGCGGTCGGTCATGGGACCCGTCTTTCGACGAGATCTGCGAGCTCGCGCAGAAGGGTGCCCGCCGCCGGAGGGAGCGAAGGGTCGTCCGCCGAGAACCGAACGTCCGAGAGGGTGCGGTCGATGAGATCGCGAAGCTCCCGGCGTGCTCCGCTGCGCTCGAGCAGACGTTGCGCGTGGCGCACCGCGATCGGGCCCGTGTGGGCGACGGCGATCGCATCGTTCACATCTGACCAGTGCGCGGTGTCGCGCGCGAGGGCGACGAGCGGCGTCTTCTTCGCCTCGCGGAGGTCGCCGCCGGAGGCGCGTCCGGCCTGCGCGGCAGAGCCGAACGCCCCGATGAGGTCGTCGGCGAGCTGGAAGGCCAGGCCGAGACGGTCGCCCGCCGCGGCGAGGGAGGCCAGCGCATCGTCGTCGGCGCCCGCGAGGACGGCCCCCGCAGCGAGCGGGGCGCGAAAGGTGTAGACGGCCGTCTTGTTGAACGTCGCGTCGAAGATCGCGGATGCCTCGGGCGACGAGGTCGAGACACTGTGCTCGACATCGGCCAGCTCACCCGCCGCCGAAATGAGGACCGCGTCGTCGTACAGCTCGAACAGGCGCCGTCGGCGCTCGACTCCGATGTCCGCCAGAGCGATGAGGCGCGAGGCCTCGTGGAGAAGGACGTCCCCCGCGAGGATCGCGGCGGCATCTCCGAGGAGCGCGGAGCCTGCGGCATCCGCACCCTTCTCGCGAGCACGTGCCCGGAACTCGCCGGCCACGTTGGGGACGCCACGTCGCTCGATGTCGTGGTCGATGACATCGTCGTGGATCACGAAGGCCGTGTGCAGCAACTCGAACGCCGCCGCGATGTCGTACGTCCCCTTCGTGTCCTCTGGCCGACCGCCGAAGGCGTTGAAGGATGCCACGACGAGCATCGGCCGAAGGCGCTTGCCACCGGACGCGGCACGCCTCGATGCGTCGAGGAGCGCGACGAACGCCGGCCCGAGAACAGCTGCACGGTCGGTCAGCCGCGAGATGATGCGGTCGATCGTGTCATCGATCTCCGCGCGAGAGGCGGGGTCGATCATGATGCGCGGCGCCGAGCGAGAGCACCGTCGAAGAGGTGGAGCTGCTGCGCCTGCAGGACGAGCCAGGGGCTGAACGCCCAGGGCGTCGCGTCGAGTGAAGCGCGGAGGTCGGCGGGATCCACCCACATGGCGTCAACGACTTCGAGAGGGTTGAGCACCGGTTCCTCGTAGGCGATGGCGGTGTAAACGGGGCAGACCTCGTGCTCGACGATTCCCGTGGCGTCGACGGCGCGGTAGCGGAACAACGGCAATGCCAGCTCGAGATTCGTCAGAGTGAGGCCGAGTTCGAATTCGGCACGGCGATGGACGGCGGCCACGACGGGCTCAGCGGGACGGGGGTGACCGCAGAAGGAATTGCTCCAGACTCCCGGCCACGTCTTCTTGCCGAGGGCGCGGCGTGTCACGAGCACTTCGCCGCGCTCGTTCAGGACGTGGCAGGAGAATGCCAGATGCAAGGCTGTGTCGGTGCCGTGCACACTGCTCTTCGGGGCCGTGCCGATCGCGTGACCGTCATCGTCGAGGAGGACAACATGCTCCGGGTCGATCATCGATTCCTCCTGCTAACTCGCTAGTTTATCTAGCAATCTACGTGATTTCGATGATACAAGGGGACCAGGGGAGTGTCCACATGTCCGAACGCTGGGTGCCGCAGACGGCGCGGGACCATGCCGTCCTCGACACGCTGAAGGCCGTCCGTGCGTTCGGCGACGCGCTGGACCGCATGCACGGTGGCATGAAGGGGGACATGGACATGAACTCCACCGATCTCGCGGCTCTGCGCATGCTGATCGTACGTGAGCAGCGCGGTGAATCCGTGAGCCCACACGACCTGTCCAAGCATCTGCGGATCTCGACCGCCTCGACGACGAAGCTTCTCGATCGGCTCTCCGCCGCCGGACACCTCGAGCGGCACCCGCACCCGCATGACAGGAGGGCACGCGTCGTCGTGCTCACCGAGGGATCCCGCGCGTCGTTCTACCGGCACTTCGGTGAGCGGCTGACCGCGATGCGAGCGGTCGCCGGTCGCTACGACGAGTCCGAGCTCGCCGTCGTGGCGCGCTTCCTCACCGAACTCGGCGCGGTGCTCGACCCTACGTGATCCTTCGCTCGGACGCATCTCGGGCCCCTGCTGTGGATAACCGGCGGATGCCGCGAATGATCCGGCTACGTTGGTCGCCGTGTCACCTCGCATCGCCTTCGCCGCCGCCGCTCTCGCGCTGATCGCCCTGCTCGGCGGCTGCGCTCCGGAGTCCAGCCCGTCGCCCTCGGCATCACTGTCGTCGTCGCCGACCTTCACGAGCGACGCCGAAGCTTTCGCGGCTGCCGAGAAGACCTACCGCGCCTACGTCGACGCGCTGAATGACGTGGATTTGAGCGACCCCGAGACCTTCGAGCCGGTCTTCGCGCTCACCACGGGAGACGCCAATGACGCGACCAAGAAGACCTTCTCGCAGATGCACGCCGATGGTTGGACCGTCCAGGGAGAAACGCGCATTGATCTGCTTGAGCGAAGTCCTGGCGACGAGGGTGTGGCGTCAGGCGACGTGATGCTCGATGTTTGCCTCAACGTGGGTGACGTTCGGCTGACAGGACCTGACGGCGAGTCAGTTGTCAGCCCCGATCGCCTTGACGTTCAATCGATGAGAGTTGAGTTGTTCCAAAGCGGTTCGTTGCCGGCCTACTTGATCGCGTCGATCAGCGGTCGCGAGGACGGCACTTCATGCGCGGGTTGATTTCCGTTCATGCACTTGCATCTGCACTCGTGCTGGTGATGGGATCACTGCCTTCATCGCCGCAGGACTACTGCAGCTCCGCTGGATGGGGAGGGAACTGCTCCGTCTCCAACACCGGAACACAGGTCGACGTGTCGTCGTCGCAGACCGCCCCGCGCGGGTCCCACGACTCCGCCGGCGATGCTCCCGCCCCACGTCCCGAGCGCAGTCGGACGCCCTACGAGTGCTCGCCGGCGATCGGATGCCGCGAGATCTACACGATGTCGTCGCTCCCCGAGGTCACGGCCGATGATCTGGCTTCCTTCCGGCCTGCCTCGGCGTTCTTCGACACGGAACCGGAGGGGTTCGCGGTCATCGGTCTTCCCACGAACTTCGTCGCGAGCGCGGGGGAGCAGGAGTTGTCGGGTGAGCTCCTCGACTGGCAGGTGACTGTCCGCTTCACGCCCGTCGGCTACCTGTTCGACTACGGAGACGGCACCACGCAGAGCGCCGCGTGGGGAGGCTCCTCGTGGGCAGCGACAGGAGCGGCGCAATTCGCTCCGACGCCGACGAGCCACATCTACCGCAACCGGGGTTCGGTGACACCGCGAGTCACAGTGAGGTATGCGGCATCCGTCGACTTCGGAACGGGATGGCGACCCGTGTCCGGTGTCGTCACCGCGACGACGGTGGGCGGCGTCATCGAGGTGCTCGAGGCACGCACCGCGCTCGTCGAGCACACGTGTCGTGAGCGCCCCGACGCCGCGGGCTGTTGACCGTCGCACCACCCTCTGTGGGCCGTCGCACGTTCTCCTCTGCTGCGCGTCGTGCCGTGCCGCGATCGCGCGGTGCCGGTCCGTGGCCCCACCACGATTCGCCGCGAAACTGCATCTCGCGACCGAGGCAGCGGCCGTATGGTGCAGTCTCGGCTCCGACGTGCAGTCTCGCTGCGACGAGCGGGCGCGGGTGCAGTCTGGCCGGGACCACGGGTGAATGACGAAGGCCCCGGATTCAGTGAATCCGGGGCCTTCTCTTGTTGCGGGGACAGGATTTGAACCTGCGACCTCTGGGTTATGAGCCCAGCGAGCTACCGAACTGCTCCACCCCGCGGCACAAGAGAAAAGCCTAGCACGGGTTCGGAGCGACGTGAACCGCGGGCTGCGACTTGCCCCGCGGATGCCCGCGACGCGAGGATGAGGCATGCCCTCGCCCCGAGACGTCGACCGGCTCGACGACATCGACGACGGTCGTCATGAGACGGCCGACGAGCGCGCAGATCGCAACTGGCTCGAGGTCCTCCAGGAGCTTCGAGTCATGCAGACGGGCACTCAGATCCTGACGGGCTTCCTTCTGGCTCTAGCGTTCCAGCCGGCCTTCGCGGATCTGACCGACGGACAGCGGACGCTCTACCTGTGTCTCATCGTGCTCTCGGCGCTGAGCTCCATCGTCGCGCTCTCGCCCGTGTCGCTCCACCGTGTACTCTTCCGGCGTCGCGCGAAGGCGCGCGTCGTCTCGTTCGGTCACGTCGCGCTCATCATGAGCCTCGTCACGATCGCGGTGCTGCTGATCGGCGTCGTGGCCTTCGTCTTCGATGTCGTGCTCGACGGTGCGGCCTCCTGGGCCGTCGTGGCAGCCCTCTCGGTGGTGCTCATCGTCCTGTGGGTCGTGGCGCCGATCGTCATCAGAATCCGTCATTCCGAGGAGGAGGACTCATGACCGTCTCCGGTTCGACCCCGATCGCCGTCGCCCAGTTCGCCCCCGCGGCGGACGAAGCCGCCAACCTCCGTCTGATGGAGCAGCTCATCGTGACGGCTGTCGGCCGGGGCGCGAAGCTCGTCGTCTTCCCCGAGTACTCGAGCTACTTCGTCGACCCGTTCGACGCGTCGCTGGCGGACCACGCCCAGGATCTCGACGGGCCGTTCACCTCGGCGCTCACAACGTTCGCGTCGCGGCACGACGTCCATGTCGTCGCGGGTCTCCTCGAGACGGGCGACTCCGACCCACGTGTGCGGAACACGGTCGTCGCGGTGGGACCCAACGGTGTCGTCGCCACGTACCGCAAGCTCCACCTCTACGACGCGTTCGGCCAACGGGAGTCGGACTGGGTGCAGCCGGGCGCGCTCACCGGTGCCGAGACATTCGACGTCGACGGGCTCCGGTTCGGACTCATGACCTGCTACGACCTCCGGTTCCCGGAGGTGTCGCGCGTCCTCGCCGACGCAGGATGCGATGTCATCCTCGTTCCCTCCGAGTGGGTCCGAGGACCGCTCAAGGAGCATCACTGGCGGACGCTGGTGCACGCGCGCGCCATCGAGAACACCCTCTTCGTCGCGGCAGCCGACCACCCGCCGCCCCTCGGGGTCGGATCGTCGATGATCGTCGACCCGGCGGGAGTCGAACTCGCGGCGGTCGGAACGACGACCGACGTCGCGGTGGCCTATCTGGACCGTGATGCCGTCACGCGGGTGCGTCGCGTCAATCCGGCCCTCAAGCTCCGCCGCTTCGCCGTCGGCCCGCGCGACGGCGCCTAAGCGCCGAGAGCAGCGA
This genomic stretch from Microbacterium sp. SLBN-146 harbors:
- a CDS encoding lycopene cyclase domain-containing protein; amino-acid sequence: MPGLYLAAILLSAAGVALLDARFRLAAWRRPVPTLIAVAIGTLFFLAWDAAGIAAGVFVKGDSPALLGLDLAPHLPLEEPFFLAFLCYLALVVYGGFDRVRRRSEEAQ
- the crtI gene encoding phytoene desaturase family protein, which gives rise to MTGRTIIIGGGIAGLATAALLAAEGRAVTIVEGRDDLGGRAGSWERDGFRFDTGPSWYLMPEVFDHFFELLGTSSAAELDLAPLDPAYRVFTEGYPVPVDVRSGREEATALFESIEPGAGAQLESYLDSARDAYELAVNRFLYDTYETTAGLRDPEIIKRLPTLAPLLTRPLASHIDRRFSDPRLQRILGYPAVFLGGSPYGVPSLYHLMSHLDLADGVLYPRGGFTEVIAAVERVARAQGVEILTGTPVEQIVTTGGAVSGVRLANGRTLSAELVVSTADLHHTETALLPPQQQTYPERWWDKKTPSPGALLILLGVRGELPELSHHTLLFTADWKTNFEDIFGRETRIPDPASLYVCRPSATDATVAPEGHQNLFVLVPMPADPSLGHGGADRGGDPRIEQAADRVIAQIAEWCDIPDLADRIVVRRTIAPADFESDLHSWRGNSLGLAHTLGQSAVFRPRNVSKKVSGLMYAGGSALPGIGLPMCLISAELVVKRLRGDTTPGPLPVPQRAGV
- a CDS encoding polyprenyl synthetase family protein, whose protein sequence is MIDPASRAEIDDTIDRIISRLTDRAAVLGPAFVALLDASRRAASGGKRLRPMLVVASFNAFGGRPEDTKGTYDIAAAFELLHTAFVIHDDVIDHDIERRGVPNVAGEFRARAREKGADAAGSALLGDAAAILAGDVLLHEASRLIALADIGVERRRRLFELYDDAVLISAAGELADVEHSVSTSSPEASAIFDATFNKTAVYTFRAPLAAGAVLAGADDDALASLAAAGDRLGLAFQLADDLIGAFGSAAQAGRASGGDLREAKKTPLVALARDTAHWSDVNDAIAVAHTGPIAVRHAQRLLERSGARRELRDLIDRTLSDVRFSADDPSLPPAAGTLLRELADLVERRVP
- a CDS encoding DUF6328 family protein — its product is MPSPRDVDRLDDIDDGRHETADERADRNWLEVLQELRVMQTGTQILTGFLLALAFQPAFADLTDGQRTLYLCLIVLSALSSIVALSPVSLHRVLFRRRAKARVVSFGHVALIMSLVTIAVLLIGVVAFVFDVVLDGAASWAVVAALSVVLIVLWVVAPIVIRIRHSEEEDS
- a CDS encoding carbon-nitrogen hydrolase family protein — translated: MTVSGSTPIAVAQFAPAADEAANLRLMEQLIVTAVGRGAKLVVFPEYSSYFVDPFDASLADHAQDLDGPFTSALTTFASRHDVHVVAGLLETGDSDPRVRNTVVAVGPNGVVATYRKLHLYDAFGQRESDWVQPGALTGAETFDVDGLRFGLMTCYDLRFPEVSRVLADAGCDVILVPSEWVRGPLKEHHWRTLVHARAIENTLFVAAADHPPPLGVGSSMIVDPAGVELAAVGTTTDVAVAYLDRDAVTRVRRVNPALKLRRFAVGPRDGA
- the idi gene encoding isopentenyl-diphosphate Delta-isomerase, whose protein sequence is MIDPEHVVLLDDDGHAIGTAPKSSVHGTDTALHLAFSCHVLNERGEVLVTRRALGKKTWPGVWSNSFCGHPRPAEPVVAAVHRRAEFELGLTLTNLELALPLFRYRAVDATGIVEHEVCPVYTAIAYEEPVLNPLEVVDAMWVDPADLRASLDATPWAFSPWLVLQAQQLHLFDGALARRRAS
- a CDS encoding MarR family winged helix-turn-helix transcriptional regulator — protein: MSERWVPQTARDHAVLDTLKAVRAFGDALDRMHGGMKGDMDMNSTDLAALRMLIVREQRGESVSPHDLSKHLRISTASTTKLLDRLSAAGHLERHPHPHDRRARVVVLTEGSRASFYRHFGERLTAMRAVAGRYDESELAVVARFLTELGAVLDPT
- a CDS encoding lycopene cyclase domain-containing protein, which translates into the protein MTYPLIVLPFAVLTAIVVLATARRPRFGQRMALSAATAGVLVILTAVFDNIMIAAGLFTYPEEHISGIRIGLAPIEDFSYAVCAAFLVPAVVTLLERRHRAKETSP
- a CDS encoding squalene/phytoene synthase family protein, which gives rise to MTDRGVKQGDPTSLRLYDQTAQDAAAAVIAAYSTSFGMASRLLGPRPRPHVRNIYALVRVADEVVDGPAAAAGLSPDEARAILDDLEQETYDAIERGFSTNLIVHAFAATARECGIGSELIAPFFVSMREDLSTTQHDAASHDAYVYGSAEVVGLMCLQVFVNAGMGKPVTPAADLVDGARRLGAAFQDVNFLRDRSHDEAALGRDYLAATSSRGEVLDRIDGDLAAAAAVIPLLPTDCRRAVTVAHDLFAELAARLRRSTSETGRIRVPDPVKLAIAARAVVGGTPRGGRG